One region of Salvelinus namaycush isolate Seneca chromosome 3, SaNama_1.0, whole genome shotgun sequence genomic DNA includes:
- the LOC120044114 gene encoding G-protein coupled receptor 183-A-like, whose translation MLNQSLALRLYQSDQRPHVQGNSYDTNIHRTNVKELNLTSSSKSTVKPFSVFDGCEENVSGILFDLSVQTFNVFLGLPANILVMVILFRNRKEPSSSDIFLGCLAFMDAYFGIMVPFSYLNIYYWNSKDVWFALMFSFGVKDTSGPLFLSCICLDRFVAVLFPLSYGQLKDTKYRVSLSAVVLGLTFTYASAKTIGGLHNFEKVFTGTILATFGWMVLCNGAILVALKRSSGSGKDDMHPMKKKAFKMVMSVLSIIVFNYLPSVALFPFQDHYPLDTFRCLVQPVGYAFINISSSIQPIIYLSRLEKIPFLPEAWNKRGSCSKVKDKEVKVETISPA comes from the exons ATGCTAAATCAGAGCCTGGCTCTGAGGCTTTATCAGAGTG ATCAGAGGCCTCATGTTCAGGGAAACAGTTAcgatacaaatatacacagaacCAATGTAAAGGAATTGAATTTGACTTCATCTTCAAAGTCAAC GGTCAAACCCTTCAGTGTGTTTGATGGGTGCGAGGAGAATGTGTCAGGGATCCTCTTTGACCTGTCTGTTCAGACCTTCAACGTGTTCCTGGGACTCCCCGCTAACATCTTAG TCATGGTGATTCTGTTCCGTAACCGCAAGGAGCCGTCCTCCTCAGACATCTTCCTGGGCTGTCTGGCCTTCATGGACGCTTACTTTGGCATCATGGTCCCCTTCAGCTATCTGAACATCTACTACTGGAACAGCAAGGATGTCTGGTTCGCTCTCATGTTCTCCTTCGGCGTCAAG GACACCAGCGGTCCTCTGTTCCTGTCCTGTATCTGTTTGGATCGGTTCGTGGCGGTCCTTTTCCCTCTTTCCTACGGCCAGCTGAAGGACACCAAGTACAGGGTGTCTCTCTCGGCGGTGGTCCTGGGGCTCACCTTCACCTACGCCTCCGCCAAGACCATCGGGGGCCTGCACAACTTCGAGAAG GTCTTCACAGGGACGATCCTGGCAACGTTTGGCTGGATGGTGTTGTGTAACGGGGCCATCCTGGTGGCCCTGAAGAGGTCCAGCGGCTCCGGGAAGGACGACATGCACCCCATGAAGAAGAAAGCCTTCAAGATGGTGATGTCGGTCCTGTCCATCATCGTGTTCAACTACTTGCCGTCGGTGGCTCTGTTCCCTTTTCAG GACCACTACCCTCTGGATACGTTCCGCTGCCTGGTGCAGCCGGTGGGGTACGCCTTCATTAACATCAGCAGTAGTATCCAGCCCATCATCTACCTCTCTAGACTGGAGAAGATCCCTTTCCTCCCTGAGGCCTGGAACAAGCGGGGCTCCTGCTCCAAGGTGAAGGACAAGGAGGTGAAGGTGGAGACCATCTCGCCTGCCTAA